A stretch of the Thermogemmata fonticola genome encodes the following:
- a CDS encoding polymorphic toxin-type HINT domain-containing protein yields MVERYVIDPFGQATALDASWNVLAASAFAWVCLHQGGRYDVTSGLCHFRHRDYSPTLGRWTSLDPLRFGAGDVNLYRAIGNSLPNRLDPLGLFDFWDWLANRVIGTENVRSWDNVLGHHRTGWFAQTSNFSAGMGDTVSMGLTGRIRQWAGYDDVVDYDSGAYTGGQVAGTAVNVGLAFANPCAMTGTLANGARVINGVQAVGGALNAGDNLAAGNYGAATLDLVGVAGNSFQMLRPCFPGEVQVLTRRGWVRWDALTPADEVLSLPEMEPEGELAYRPVEEVFQRWGVIWEVAVGGRTIGTTEEHPFYVLGKGWTVAGELKPGDRIVGLDLHESVAVTALRLTGRQEKLYNLRVADYHTYFVGDTAWAFALWAHNSYDAPGSGLARNAPEGGGFAHGITAEEITAINRRFGGITTLTGDVSTVLANAVRWEGFWNKCACIIRDIAGRHMFNDANKRTAHAVVEELMRRNSITTGVSSDQIRKVIERVARGELREVEDIARALRGF; encoded by the coding sequence GTGGTCGAACGCTACGTCATCGACCCGTTCGGTCAAGCGACAGCCCTCGACGCCAGCTGGAACGTCCTGGCGGCCAGCGCCTTCGCCTGGGTCTGCCTGCACCAGGGTGGACGGTACGATGTCACGAGCGGCCTGTGCCACTTCCGCCACCGCGACTATTCCCCCACCCTCGGCCGCTGGACGAGCCTCGACCCGCTGCGGTTTGGTGCGGGCGATGTAAACCTCTACCGGGCGATTGGGAACAGCCTCCCGAATCGGCTCGATCCGCTGGGGTTGTTCGACTTCTGGGACTGGCTGGCCAATCGCGTCATCGGGACAGAAAACGTTCGCAGTTGGGACAATGTTCTGGGACACCACCGCACCGGCTGGTTCGCCCAGACCAGCAACTTTTCCGCCGGCATGGGCGACACCGTCAGCATGGGTTTGACGGGACGGATTCGTCAGTGGGCGGGTTACGATGACGTGGTGGATTATGACTCCGGGGCTTACACGGGAGGTCAGGTCGCTGGCACAGCGGTGAACGTTGGCCTGGCATTCGCCAACCCCTGCGCCATGACCGGCACGCTGGCCAACGGCGCGCGGGTCATCAACGGCGTGCAGGCAGTTGGAGGTGCGCTGAACGCGGGCGACAACCTGGCGGCGGGGAACTACGGTGCAGCGACCCTGGACCTGGTCGGCGTGGCGGGGAATAGCTTCCAGATGCTGCGGCCGTGCTTCCCCGGGGAGGTGCAGGTTCTGACGCGGCGGGGCTGGGTGCGGTGGGATGCGTTGACGCCGGCGGACGAGGTGCTATCCCTGCCGGAGATGGAGCCGGAGGGGGAGTTGGCGTATCGGCCGGTGGAGGAGGTGTTCCAGCGTTGGGGGGTGATTTGGGAGGTAGCGGTTGGCGGCCGGACCATCGGCACGACGGAGGAGCATCCCTTCTACGTCCTCGGCAAGGGCTGGACGGTGGCGGGAGAGCTAAAGCCGGGCGACCGAATCGTAGGCTTAGACCTCCATGAGAGCGTGGCGGTCACGGCGCTGCGGCTGACCGGTCGGCAGGAGAAGCTCTACAATCTCCGTGTTGCGGACTATCACACCTACTTCGTCGGCGACACCGCGTGGGCCTTCGCCCTCTGGGCGCATAATTCGTACGATGCCCCAGGCAGCGGTTTGGCCAGAAATGCGCCGGAAGGGGGTGGGTTTGCCCATGGTATCACCGCAGAGGAAATCACAGCAATTAACCGTCGATTCGGGGGCATAACGACTCTGACCGGCGATGTCTCGACGGTTCTAGCGAACGCTGTACGCTGGGAAGGTTTCTGGAATAAGTGTGCCTGCATCATTCGGGACATCGCTGGTCGGCACATGTTCAATGACGCCAATAAGAGAACTGCTCATGCGGTTGTAGAAGAACTGATGAGGCGTAACAGTATTACCACTGGAGTTTCGTCTGACCAGATACGAAAGGTGATCGAGCGAGTCGCCAGAGGTGAACTGCGAGAGGTGGAGGATATTGCTCGGGCGTTGAGAGGATTCTAG